One Rhodospirillaceae bacterium DNA window includes the following coding sequences:
- the hisI gene encoding phosphoribosyl-AMP cyclohydrolase: MNSQALLSQLKFNDDGLIPAIAQQHDTGEILMMAWMNSESVAETLDTGRVCYYSRSRAKLWRKGESSGQEQTLKELRWDCDADTLLVLVEQKGVACHTGRRNCFFNAIRDGEVTVIAEPEVDPDTLYK, translated from the coding sequence ATGAACAGCCAAGCCTTGCTATCCCAACTGAAATTCAATGACGACGGCCTGATCCCGGCCATCGCCCAACAGCATGATACGGGCGAGATTTTGATGATGGCCTGGATGAACAGCGAGTCCGTTGCCGAAACCCTGGACACCGGGCGTGTCTGTTACTATTCGCGCTCACGGGCAAAGCTGTGGCGCAAGGGTGAAAGTTCGGGTCAGGAACAGACCCTGAAGGAACTGCGCTGGGATTGCGACGCCGATACCCTGCTGGTGCTGGTTGAACAAAAAGGCGTCGCCTGTCACACCGGAAGGCGCAACTGCTTCTTCAATGCCATCCGCGATGGCGAAGTGACGGTTATCGCAGAGCCTGAAGTCGATCCCGACACGCTGTATAAATAA
- the metC gene encoding cystathionine beta-lyase, which produces MKKQTRILTAGRDPEANFGIVNPPVYHASTILFPTVEALYKGAANRYEGYTYGLTATPTSKALEEAIAELEGYDQAIAVPSGLAAICAALLAFLGNGDHLLMVDSTYRPTRRFCDSMLKRFGIETTYYDPMIGAGISELMRPETKVVFTEAPGSLTFEVQDLPAICQAAHDGGAKVILDNTWSGGVYLSAPDMGVDVSVQAVTKYIGGHSDLMMGSIAMNDEDFIKIKDAACELGYGAAPDDCFLALRGIRTINARLPIHQETGLKLANWLDQRPEVDHVLHPALPSCPGHENWKRDFTGSSGLFGFVLKEEFTKTHVAAMLDDMELFAMGYSWGGFESLIVPYGTTPPRSALPWASGQLIRIHAGLEAPEDLIADLEAGFVRLNA; this is translated from the coding sequence ATGAAAAAGCAAACAAGAATTCTGACTGCGGGTCGCGATCCGGAGGCTAATTTCGGCATCGTCAACCCACCCGTTTATCATGCCTCGACGATCCTTTTCCCGACTGTTGAAGCCCTGTACAAAGGGGCGGCAAACCGTTACGAGGGCTATACATACGGCCTTACGGCGACGCCGACCAGTAAAGCCCTGGAAGAAGCAATCGCTGAACTTGAAGGCTATGATCAAGCCATCGCTGTACCTTCCGGGTTGGCCGCCATTTGCGCCGCCCTGCTGGCTTTCCTGGGTAATGGTGATCATTTACTGATGGTCGACAGCACCTACCGGCCAACAAGACGCTTTTGCGACAGTATGCTCAAACGCTTTGGCATCGAGACGACCTATTACGACCCGATGATCGGGGCCGGTATCAGTGAACTGATGCGACCGGAAACAAAAGTTGTCTTCACCGAAGCGCCGGGCTCACTGACTTTCGAGGTACAGGACCTTCCGGCAATTTGCCAGGCCGCCCATGACGGCGGGGCCAAAGTCATTCTCGACAACACCTGGAGCGGCGGCGTCTATCTTAGCGCCCCCGATATGGGTGTCGACGTATCGGTACAGGCCGTGACGAAGTATATCGGTGGCCATTCCGATCTTATGATGGGCTCCATCGCCATGAACGATGAGGATTTTATCAAAATCAAGGATGCCGCCTGTGAATTGGGTTACGGTGCCGCCCCCGATGATTGTTTCCTCGCCCTTCGCGGTATTCGGACAATCAACGCTCGCTTGCCCATTCACCAGGAAACCGGCTTGAAACTGGCGAACTGGCTTGATCAGCGCCCCGAGGTCGATCATGTCCTGCACCCTGCCTTGCCTTCCTGCCCCGGTCATGAAAACTGGAAACGGGATTTCACCGGCTCAAGCGGCCTGTTCGGTTTTGTTCTTAAGGAGGAATTCACCAAGACTCACGTCGCCGCCATGCTCGATGACATGGAACTGTTCGCCATGGGCTACAGCTGGGGCGGATTTGAAAGCCTGATCGTTCCCTACGGCACCACACCGCCCAGATCTGCACTGCCATGGGCGTCTGGACAACTCATCCGCATCCACGCGGGACTGGAAGCGCCAGAAGACCTGATTGCCGACCTTGAAGCGGGTTTTGTCAGGCTAAACGCCTGA
- the znuC gene encoding zinc ABC transporter ATP-binding protein ZnuC, translated as MSEALIEARGIDVSFSGRQVLKDGEARVGVGEIVTLIGPNGAGKTTMARVMLGLLTANKGDVIRRADLRIGYMPQRLNIDPALPISVKRFLSLGLSRRDVGHGLRQGVLKETGVDHVADSPIQNISGGEMQRVLLARALLRNPDLLVLDEPVQGVDLSGQAELYALIRGIRDHRGCGVLMVSHDLHMVMAATDHVICLNQHVCCAGHPETVSRHPEFVALFGETVAAELSIYHHDHDHEHDVHGNVISSHDHPHEHEHDHG; from the coding sequence ATGAGTGAGGCATTAATAGAAGCCCGCGGCATTGATGTGTCGTTTTCCGGAAGACAGGTTCTTAAAGACGGTGAAGCCAGGGTCGGGGTTGGCGAAATCGTCACCCTGATTGGCCCCAACGGAGCAGGAAAAACGACCATGGCCCGGGTCATGCTGGGCTTGCTTACCGCAAATAAGGGCGATGTTATCCGCCGTGCGGATTTGCGGATCGGATACATGCCGCAACGCCTGAATATTGATCCGGCACTGCCAATCAGCGTCAAACGATTCCTGTCCCTGGGGCTTTCCCGCCGCGATGTGGGGCATGGATTGCGTCAAGGTGTGCTTAAAGAGACAGGTGTTGATCATGTTGCCGACAGCCCGATCCAGAATATATCCGGCGGTGAGATGCAACGGGTTTTGTTGGCTCGCGCCTTGCTCCGCAATCCGGATTTGCTGGTTTTGGACGAGCCGGTTCAAGGCGTTGATTTGAGCGGCCAGGCCGAACTGTACGCCCTGATCAGGGGGATCAGGGATCATAGAGGCTGCGGGGTGCTGATGGTGTCTCACGACCTGCATATGGTGATGGCGGCGACTGATCATGTCATTTGCCTGAACCAGCATGTCTGTTGCGCCGGTCATCCCGAGACGGTTTCCCGGCATCCGGAATTCGTTGCCTTGTTTGGTGAAACGGTGGCAGCCGAGCTGAGCATCTATCACCATGACCATGATCACGAACATGACGTCCACGGCAACGTCATATCCAGTCATGACCATCCTCATGAGCATGAGCACGATCATGGATGA
- a CDS encoding amidohydrolase family protein, with the protein MASFSAIIFSSLFTGDLARAEEMPLADLHFHPDSSSSPGKMLKEQDQSGVKWAGLGVKGANADSRGTEADFSAAFGNRLILFGGQSELNLIFKKGGLKAAESATTPEFKKLMARLEEDLKSKRIKGIGEIFVNNKTSSQTGWMKRRMKTDAASMRAIFALAAKYKAFVGIHMEWKSDSVKQLETVLKASPGMKLLINHCGSENKASQMRPFLKKYPNAYCELSFRYPPVMPKKAKRRIIFTESSFDKDWKSLIEDFPDRFMIGTDAHNSKQYTDSIKTVRKGLLKKLTPKTAKMVAYGNAQKLFDLK; encoded by the coding sequence ATGGCATCTTTTTCTGCAATTATTTTCAGCAGCTTATTCACGGGCGATTTGGCGCGGGCCGAAGAGATGCCTCTGGCCGATCTGCACTTCCACCCGGACTCCAGCAGTTCACCGGGTAAAATGCTGAAGGAACAGGACCAAAGCGGCGTTAAGTGGGCAGGGTTGGGCGTCAAAGGTGCAAACGCCGATAGCAGGGGGACTGAAGCTGACTTTTCGGCAGCGTTTGGCAACCGGCTGATCTTGTTTGGCGGGCAGTCGGAACTGAACCTGATTTTCAAGAAGGGCGGATTGAAGGCTGCTGAATCCGCAACAACGCCAGAATTTAAAAAATTGATGGCACGTTTGGAAGAGGACCTGAAGTCAAAAAGAATTAAGGGTATTGGCGAGATTTTCGTCAACAACAAGACGAGTTCCCAAACCGGATGGATGAAGCGCAGGATGAAAACCGACGCTGCCTCAATGCGTGCAATTTTTGCGCTGGCGGCAAAGTACAAGGCCTTCGTCGGCATCCATATGGAGTGGAAATCAGATTCAGTCAAACAACTGGAAACAGTCTTGAAGGCCTCGCCGGGTATGAAGCTCCTTATTAATCATTGCGGCAGCGAAAACAAAGCCTCGCAGATGCGACCGTTCCTGAAGAAATACCCAAACGCCTATTGTGAACTTTCTTTTCGCTATCCACCGGTCATGCCAAAGAAGGCAAAAAGAAGAATTATCTTCACCGAAAGTTCTTTCGACAAAGATTGGAAGAGTTTGATAGAAGATTTTCCTGATCGCTTCATGATTGGAACCGACGCTCACAATTCCAAACAGTACACTGATTCGATCAAAACGGTACGCAAGGGCTTGCTGAAAAAACTAACACCCAAAACCGCCAAAATGGTCGCCTATGGCAATGCACAGAAACTCTTTGATCTTAAATAG
- a CDS encoding zinc ABC transporter solute-binding protein, producing MRHTKTILFALICLLLTSPAEAGLSVAVSIKPVHSLVAAVMDGVGEPSLIVKGSRSPHSYSLKPSDARALSRADVVIWMGPDMELFLQKPIGALSSRSKVITLIEVKSGDPHLWLSPKLAISMVSKIALALIKTDPANTDSYKSNANALTDRLRALQAYGMGKLSAIAKEPFLVFHDAWSHFARSFGLSIAGAVALSPERPAGAKQVSTIRRLIGESGARCLFREPQFKSPLLSSILEDHKKMRVFELDPLGAAYKPGPTLYFKMMETNIDAVASCLQ from the coding sequence ATGCGTCACACGAAGACAATCCTTTTCGCTCTGATCTGCCTGTTACTGACCAGTCCCGCCGAGGCTGGGCTTTCGGTCGCGGTTTCCATCAAGCCGGTCCATTCACTGGTTGCCGCTGTTATGGACGGTGTCGGCGAGCCTTCATTGATTGTCAAAGGAAGCCGCTCCCCCCACAGCTACAGCCTGAAGCCATCAGATGCCCGCGCCTTAAGCCGTGCTGACGTTGTCATCTGGATGGGACCAGACATGGAATTGTTTTTGCAAAAGCCGATTGGCGCCCTTTCTTCACGCTCGAAAGTCATCACCCTGATTGAAGTAAAGTCCGGCGATCCGCATTTATGGTTATCACCAAAGCTGGCGATTTCCATGGTCAGTAAAATCGCCTTGGCCCTTATAAAAACCGATCCCGCAAATACCGACAGCTACAAAAGCAATGCAAATGCCCTTACAGATCGTTTACGGGCATTGCAGGCATATGGGATGGGCAAACTTTCTGCCATCGCCAAAGAACCGTTTCTTGTCTTCCATGACGCCTGGAGCCATTTCGCCAGATCCTTTGGATTGAGTATTGCTGGCGCTGTCGCCCTCAGTCCGGAACGACCGGCGGGGGCGAAACAGGTCAGCACGATACGCCGCCTGATTGGTGAAAGTGGTGCGCGTTGCCTGTTTCGAGAACCGCAATTCAAATCCCCCCTGCTCTCCAGCATACTTGAGGACCACAAAAAGATGCGGGTGTTCGAGCTCGACCCTTTGGGCGCAGCCTACAAACCGGGACCGACATTGTACTTTAAAATGATGGAAACAAATATCGACGCCGTGGCGTCCTGCCTTCAATAG
- a CDS encoding transcriptional repressor produces MQSAVDLCNQRGARLTTLRRRVLELIWKSHKPVGAYELLDILKTERRNAQPPTVYRALDFLLELGLVHRIESLNAFIGCCAPDTTHSSQFLICRDCGAAAEISDNRLDKAIEGLADEAGFSVLHRIIEVAGHCPNCRVPGHE; encoded by the coding sequence ATGCAATCGGCTGTCGATTTGTGTAACCAGCGCGGTGCCCGCTTAACGACGTTGCGCCGCAGGGTGTTGGAATTGATCTGGAAAAGTCATAAGCCGGTGGGCGCCTATGAGTTGCTCGATATTTTAAAAACCGAACGTCGCAACGCCCAACCGCCAACGGTTTACCGGGCCCTTGATTTTCTGCTTGAGTTGGGGTTGGTTCACCGTATTGAAAGTCTGAATGCGTTCATCGGTTGTTGTGCGCCTGATACCACGCATTCATCGCAGTTCCTGATTTGCAGGGACTGTGGTGCGGCGGCTGAAATCTCCGATAACCGCCTTGATAAGGCGATCGAAGGATTGGCCGACGAGGCCGGTTTTTCTGTCCTTCACCGTATCATCGAAGTGGCGGGGCATTGCCCCAATTGTCGTGTGCCCGGTCATGAGTGA